The window CGGCGCCGACCCGCGCCGCGCACGCTCGCGCGCGTGCCTGCACCGATTGCTCGAACGCCAGCACTACCGGCTCGCGTGGTGGCGCACGGCCGCCGACGAGCTGAACTGGCGGCGCTTCTTCGACATCGCGACGCTCGCGGCCGTGCGCGTCGAGGACGACGCGGTGTTCGACGCGGTGCACGCGCTGCCGTTGGGCCTCCATGCGGCCGGCTACATCGACGGCCTGCGCGTCGATCACGTCGACGGCCTCGCCGATCCGCGCGCGTATTGCCGGCGCTTGCATGCGCGGCTCGCCGCGCAGCGCGACGAGCGCCCGTATGTCGTCGTCGAGAAGATCCTCGCGCCGGGCGAGACGCTGCGCGACGACTGGCGCGTCGACGGCACGACCGGCTACGACTTCATGAACGACGTCGCCGCGCTGCTGCACGATCCGGCCGGCGCCGCGCCGCTCGCCGCGCACTGGGCGGCCGTGTCGGGGTCCGCGCGCTCGTTCGCGCAGGAAGCGGTGGCCGGCAAGCGGCGCGTGCTGAAGCGCCAGCTCGCCGGCGAACACGCGCGCGTCGCGCGAGCCCTGCATCGCATCGCGCGTGCGGCGCCCGCGACGCGCGACGTCAGCCAGATCGCGATCCACCGCGTGCTCGGCGAACTAGCTGTGCACCTGCCCGTGTACCGGATGTACCCCACGCCCGGCGACGAGCCCACCGGCGCCGATGGCCGCGTGCTGGCGCTCGCGTACGACGCGGCATGCGCCGCAGTCGACCCGTCCGATCGTTACGCGCTCGATCGCGTCGCCGGCTGGCTCGGGCTGCCGGGCATGCGCGTGCCGCGCGCGGATGCCGCGCTGCTGCACGCGGCGCGCGTCGCGTTCGCGCAGCTCACCGCGCCGCTCGCCGCGAAGGGCGTCGAGGACACGGCCAACTACCGGTACGGACGGTTGCTGTCGCGCAACGAGGTCGGCGCCGATGCGGGCGACTTCAGCCTGTCGCGCGGCGCGTTCCATGCGCGCAACCGGCGTCGCGCGCGCACCGTTCCTCATACGCTCGTCGCGACCGCGACGCATGATCACAAGCGCGGCGAGGATGCGCGTATGCGGCTCGCGGTGCTCAGCGAAATGCCGGACGCGTGGCGCGCGGTGTCGCTCGACTGGTCCGCGCTGAACCAGCCGCACCGCGGCGGCGCGCATCGCGATCTCGCGTGGGCGCCGGGACCGGCCGCGGAAGCGATGCTGTACCAGACGCTGGTCGGCTGCTGGCCACCGGGGCTTGCGCCCGACGATGCGACCGCGCTTGCCGCGCTGGCGGAGCGCGTGGTGCGCTGGCAGACGAAGGCTTTGCGCGAAGGAAAGCAGCAGACGGACTGGCTCGCGCCGGACGCCGACTACGAGCGCGCGTGCGAGCAGTTCGTGCGCGCGATCCTGACGCCGCGCGGCGCGGGCGATTTCGTGCACCGGCTGCATGCGTTCGTCGCGCGGATCGCGCCGGCCGGTGTGGTCAATAGTCTCGCGCAGGCGGCGCTGAGAATGGCGTCGCCGGGCGTGCCCGATCTGTACCAGGGGACCGAGTCATGGGATCACTCGCTCGTCGATCCGGACAACCGGCGCGACGTGCCGTTTGCCGCGCTCGCAGCCGAACGGGTCGATGAGCCGGTCGCCGCGTATCTGCGGCACTGGCCCGATGCGCGCGTGAAGCGCGCGCTCGTCGAGCGGATGCTCGCGCTGCGCGCACGCTGGCCCGCGACGTTCGCGGATGGCGCCTATGTGCCGCTGCGCGTGCGCGGCCGGCTCGGCCGGCATGCGGTGGCGTTCGCCCGGCGCGACGAAAGCGCAACGATCGTGGTGATCGTCACGCGGCTCGCGTGCGGCTGGCTGGGCGAAGCGCCGGAATTGCCGCGCGTCGAGCCTCGTGAATGGGGGGATACGGTCGTGGTGCTGCCGCGGGGCGCCGGCGAGCGGTGGATCGACTGGTTGAATGACGGCAGCGAAGTCGAGACGCCGGACGGCACGATGCGGCTCGCTCGCTGTCTGGCGGCGTTGCCGGTTGCGGTGCTGGTGGCAGTCGATTCAAAGCGTCGCGAGCTGTAGTCGGTTTCGTGCAAAGGCGGGTGGCGCCCGGAGGTCAACCTACACACACGGCGGTCCCACCTACCCGCTCAACACGCCAATAACATCGCGGTGGCCGTCTGCGGGCACACACCACGAAACTGGCTGGATGCCAGCAACGGCCCCGGTACATCCCCACGGGCAACCGGCACGAAACCAAAGCCGGTGAAATAGTCCTCCGCGGTCGTCGTCAGCAGTCCGATAGACCGGACCGAGCGTGCTCGACACGTCGCGATCAGCCGTTCCACGATCGCGCTACCGAAGCCTTTTCCGTGCGCGTGCGATACGACGGCAACCGACCGGATCAACGCAAAGTCTTCGTGGTATTCGATACCGCCGCATCCGATCACGTCGAGCAGATCGGCAAGCACGATGAAGTTTCCCAGATGCTCCGCGACGCCGGCCGTCGGCAGGTTCGACGCGCGCAGCAATGCCTCGATCGAGGCAAGGTCGGATAACGCTGCCGAGCGAAATTGCATGACATCGACTCCCGATTGGATTGACAGCACGTTGCGCGTCAGATCCCGCGCTGATTCACCCGCTTCGACAATTCCTCCGCGCTTTCCTTGCGCTCGCTGTACCGGTCGACCAGATACGGGCCGATATCACGCGTCAGCAGCGTGAACTTGACCAGTTCCTCCAGCACGTCGACGACCCGATCGTAATAGGCCGACGGCTTCATCCGCCCCGCTTCGTCGAATTCCATGAACGCCTTGGCCACCGACGACTGGTTCGGGATCGTCAGCATGCGCATCCAGCGCCCCAGCACGCGCATCTGGTTCACCGCGTTGAACGACTGCGAGCCGCCGCTCACCTGCATCACCGCGAGCGTCTTGCCTTGCGTCGGCCGCACGGCGCCGACCGACAGCGGAATCCAGTCGATCTGCGACTTCATGATGCCCGTCATCGCGCCGTGTCGTTCCGGCGAGCACCACACCATCCCTTCCGACCACATCACGAGTTCGCGAAGTTCGACGACTTTCGGATGGCTCTCCGGCGCATCGTCGGGCAGCGGCAGGCCGCTCGGATTGAACACGCGCACCTCCGCGCCCATCGCGGTGAGCAGGCGCTCGGCTTCCTCGACCAGCAGGCGGCTGAACGAACGTTCGCGCAGTGAACCGTACAGCAGCAGGAAACGCGGCGGATGGGTGGACGGCGACGCCGGCCGCAAGCGGCTCGCGTCCGGCACCTGGAACAAAGCGGGATCGAGTTGCGGCAGGTCGGTCAGTCGGTCGGTCATGGAGGGATTCCTGGGTTGGCTCACACGCGCTCGTACCAGCCCTTCGACCGGTTCACGATGCGCACCACCAGCAGCATGACCGGCACCTCGATCAACACGCCGACGACGGTCGCGAGCGCCGCCCCGGAGTGAAAACCGAACAGGCTGATCGCGGCCGCGACGGCGAGCTCGAAGAAATTGGATGCGCCGATCAGTGCGGACGGACACGCGACGTTGTGCTTCTCGCCCACCGCGCGGTTGAGCCAGTACGCGAGCGCCGCGTTGAAGAACACCTGGATCAGGATCGGCACCGCGAGCAACGCGATCACCAGCGGCTGCTTGAGGATCGCTTCGCCCTGGAACGCGAACAGCAGCACGAGGGTGGCCAGCAGCGCGGCGATCGACCACGGGCCGATCCGCGCCATCGCGGCGTCGAACGCGGCCTGCCCGTTTCTCAGCAGCCGCTTGCGCCAAAGCTGCGCGAGGATCACCGGAATCACGATGTAGAGCACCACCGACGTGAGCAGCGTCGCCCACGGCACGGTAATCGCAGACATCCCGAGCAGCAGCCCGACCAGCGGCGCGAACGCGATCACCATGATGCTGTCGTTGAGCGCGACCTGCGACAACGTAAACAACGGATCGCCGCCCGTGAGCCGGCTCCACACGAACACCATCGCCGTGCACGGCGCGGCGGCCAGCAGGATCAGGCCGGCGATGTAGCTGTCGAGCTGGTCCGCCGGCAGCATCGGCGCGAACAACTGCCGGATGAACAGCCAGCCGAGGAACGCCATCGAGAACGGCTTGACGAGCCAGTTCACCGCGAGCGTGACGCCGATTCCCTTCACATGCCGGCGCACTTCATGCAGCGCGCCGAAGTCAACCTTCACGAGCATCGGCACGATCATCACCCAGATCAGCAGCCCGACCGGCAGGTTGACCTGCGCATACTCGATGCGGCCGATCCGCTGGAACAGGCCGGGCAGCAGCTGGCCGAGCGCGATGCCGGCGACGATGCACAGCGCGACCCAGAGCGTCAGGTAGCGTTCGAAGAAGTTGATCGCGGGCTTGACAGCGGCGTTGCGAGGCGGGACGACGTTGGACGTGTTCATCGGACGTGGCTCGGGATGGAGGAAGGCACGCGGCATGCAGGTTCGTGCATGCCGCCGCGCGAGCGCTCAGTTTTGCGCGATGGCGGTCAATGCCGCCTGGAGTTCGGCGTTGCTCATGCGTTCGAGCGGCAGCGCCAGCAGTTGCAGCATCCGGTAGCCGAGCGCCTCGCGCGTCAGTTCGAACGCGAGCTGCTTGCCCGCATCGCCGCCCGTCGCGTTCGACGGATCGGCGTAGCCCCAATGCACTTTCACCGGGCTGCCGGGCCAGTACGGGCAAGCCTCCGCTGCCGCGCTGTCGCATACGGTGATGACGATGCGCATTTCCGGCGCGCCGTCGCCGACGAATTCGTCCCAGCTCTTGCTGCGGTATCCGCTGACGTCGACGCCGGCGCGCGTCAGCGCGTCCAGCGCGAACGGATTGAGCCGGCCGCTCGGCGCACTCCCGGCGCTGTACGCGCGCACGTCGCGGCCGAGCTTCGCGGCCCAGTGATTGAGCATGCCCTCGGCGAGCACGCTGCGCGCGGAGTTGTGAGTACAAAGGATCAGGACGTTGGTGGTCATCGGCGTCGCCGTGAAGGTGGGCTTACGTTGGGTCGGGGCAGGCGGCCGAACAGGCGGAGACGGGCGAGCACGGATTACCGCCGCAGCAGTTCTCGGTGAGGTAGCCGACGAGGCCGTTCATCGTCGCGAAGTTCGCGCAATAGAACACGAAGCGGCCTTCCTGGCGGCTCGTGACGAGCTGCGCGTGGGCCAGTTCCTTCAGATGAAACGACAGCGACGACGGCGGCACGTCGAGCAGCGTCGCGATTTGTCCGGCCGCCAGGCCCGACGGGCCGGCCTGCACGAGCGCGCGGAAGACGGCGAGGCGGGATTCGTGCGCGAGCGCGGAGAGCGCGGCGATGGTCTGGTTCGTTTCCATGTTTCGATAATACTCGAAATGTGGAAACGAGGGAACTTCTGCATCGCAAAAAAGCCTGCCGTGCCAGAACCGGGCGGTTGAGCCACCGGCACCGCCCGGCCCCCGTTACATCATCACGACCATTCTTCCGGCGGCATCTCCCCGCTGTCGTCCTCCCAAAGCGGCTTGCCCGTCGCGTCATTCCCGCCCGTCGTCACCGGCCCGTTGTCGCTCCTGCGCTCGCTGCGCCGAGTGGACTCACGCGACGTCGCCGCGCGCACTCGCGCCCGCGTGCGGGTCGGTGCCACGGTCCGCTGCTCGCCGCCGCGGCGCTCGCCGGTCGAAGCCGCGTCGTTGCTCTGTCGTCTATTCGAATCCGAATTCATATTTGCCCTCCTGAGTCATCGAAGAAAAGAAGAAACCATCGTCCGGGCGCCGCAATTTCGGTGCCGCGCGTCGGGCAAGCGCCTTGCTCTTCCTTGCTATCCGTTTCGTACCCCATCCGGAGGTGACCATGCCGACCGATCGCAGCACGCCCGCCACCCGCCATCGCCTCGGCGGATGGATGGCCAGCGAGGAAGCGCACATGGCCGCGTATCGTGAAAAAATTGCGGGCGAAGCGCGCGCGCATGCCGGCGAACGGCTGCGCACGCCGGCCGTGCAGGAACTCGCGCGGCTGTTCGACGACAATGCCGTGCTGCGCATGAGCCTCACGCGCGCGATCGACGAGGCGCTCGAATCGGGCCGTAAGCTCGGCTACGCGTCGATCGGCGAGTTGATGACCGTGATCGACCACCTGATGACCTACACGCCGCCGTTCAGCGAATCCAGTCTGATCGTGTGCCCGCTGAACGCATTCCTCGACTGGCCGATGTGCATGCCGTCGGGCCACGCGGTGTTTCGCGACGCGGCGGTCAATGCGCACCTGAAGCAGGTGCTGAACGTCTGGTGCGACTTCCTCGGCGGCCCGCATTCGTGCACGCATCTCGACACGTCGGCGCCCGACGGCTGGTTCTGCGACGAAGCGCGCGAGCGGCTGGGCCTGTCGCAGTTCCAGTATCAGGAAGATCAGCCGCACTGGGGCTTCGCTTCGTGGAACGACTTCTTCACGCGCCGGTTTCGCGCGGATGCGCGGCCTGTCACGGCGCCGGGCGATCCGCACGTGATCGTCAGCGCGTGCGAGGCCCAGCCGTATCACGCCGAGTCCAACCTGAAAATCCGCGACAAGTTCTGGATCAAGGGGCAGCCGTATTCGCTGCGCGACATCTTCACGCCGGCGCGGCTGCCGCTCGCCGAACGCTTCGTCGGCGGCGACCTCTATCAGGCGTATCTGAGCGCGTACAACTATCACCGCTGGCACGCGCCGGTGCGTGGCACCGTCACGCATGCGTACCGCGTCGACGGCACCTACTATTCGGTCGCGGAAGCCGAAGGTCCCGATCCGGCCGGACTCAACGACTCGCAGGGCTACATGACGGCGGTGGCCGCGCGCGCGGTGATCGCGATCGATTGCGACGATCCGGGGATCGGCACCGTGGTGGGCGTGTTCGTCGGGATGGGCGACGTGTCGTCGTGCGTGATCGAGGTCATGCCGGGGCAGCGCATCGACAAGGGCGAGGAGATCGGCTATTTCCAGTACGGCGGCTCGACCTACTGCCTGCTGTTCGAACCCGGCGTGATCGACCACTTCGTGCACGCGCCGCCGTTCGACGACGATACGCCCGTCGTGCAGGTCAACGCGCCGGTCGCGATCGCGCGCTGAACGGCGTGCCGGCCCGCGTCGGTGTTGGCGCGCGATGGCGCGATCGCGTTACGCGATTGCCTCACGCATCGGTGCCGCCGTGCCGTTGCATGCACTGCACGATCGACAGGCCGTCAGCGGTCAACGCGGGACGGCTCGCGCCCGACGCGTCGCGACGTATCTCGATCAGTTGTTGTTCGACCAGCGCGACGACGTCGTCGCGGTCGCTCTGAATCTGTTCCGGCGCGCGGTGCACCAGGAACAGCGCGGCAAATTCATGGGCTGTCAGCATGTTCGTCTCCCCCGTGTCCAGCTTCGTGCGAGGCGGCAGGGCACCGCGTCGGCGCGGGCGCGCATCGGGCGCCTACATCGAAAGCTACATGCAGGGAGCGTGCCAGTATGTGAGACGCAGTCGCGCCGCGCGCGGCCTGCGCGCGGCGCGATGTGTCCCTGCGAACCGCGTGACGGCCGCTGCAAAGTTTTCAACCGCGTGTAACGGAGCGGCAACGCCGGCGCGACGGCGAGCCCGATACGGCGTGCGCGCGACCTGGCCCCCGGTGACTTACGATTTCCGCGAGCGGGCCATGCCGGCGCGGGCCGTATTGCCCGCCGCCTTGTCCTGCACGCGGAAGTAGCCGCTGTGCAGCTCGGTGCCGCCCTTGCCGTCGGCGAGCACTTCCGCGCACGCGGCTTCGATGCGTGCACGGCCGCGTTCGAACGCTTCGCGCAGGTCGGCTTCGAGCGCGGAGCGCGCGCCGAAATGATCCTCGAGCGCCTCGACCGTGATCGCGCAGATCTGCGGCTTCCCGTCGAACTCGACGACGAAGCGCATCTGCATCACCGCGCCGTCGAACTCCGGCGGCGCGTCGGTCAGTCTCGCGCGGTGAACGGATTCGGTCGGCATCGCTCACGCTCCTCGCGACGCGAGGGACTGCACCAGCGCGCCGTTGAATGCAGGCAGGTCGTCGGGCTTGCGGCTCGTGATCAGGTTGCCGTCACGCACCACCTCCTCGTCGACCCACTTGCCGCCCGCGTTGCGGATGTCGTCCTGCAGGCTCGGCCAGCTCGTCATCGTGCGGCCTTCCACCAGCCCCGACGACACGAGCAGCCAGCCGCCATGGCAGATCGCCGCGATCG is drawn from Burkholderia ambifaria AMMD and contains these coding sequences:
- the arsB gene encoding ACR3 family arsenite efflux transporter — translated: MNTSNVVPPRNAAVKPAINFFERYLTLWVALCIVAGIALGQLLPGLFQRIGRIEYAQVNLPVGLLIWVMIVPMLVKVDFGALHEVRRHVKGIGVTLAVNWLVKPFSMAFLGWLFIRQLFAPMLPADQLDSYIAGLILLAAAPCTAMVFVWSRLTGGDPLFTLSQVALNDSIMVIAFAPLVGLLLGMSAITVPWATLLTSVVLYIVIPVILAQLWRKRLLRNGQAAFDAAMARIGPWSIAALLATLVLLFAFQGEAILKQPLVIALLAVPILIQVFFNAALAYWLNRAVGEKHNVACPSALIGASNFFELAVAAAISLFGFHSGAALATVVGVLIEVPVMLLVVRIVNRSKGWYERV
- a CDS encoding ArsR/SmtB family transcription factor, whose amino-acid sequence is METNQTIAALSALAHESRLAVFRALVQAGPSGLAAGQIATLLDVPPSSLSFHLKELAHAQLVTSRQEGRFVFYCANFATMNGLVGYLTENCCGGNPCSPVSACSAACPDPT
- the arsN2 gene encoding arsenic resistance N-acetyltransferase ArsN2, translated to MQFRSAALSDLASIEALLRASNLPTAGVAEHLGNFIVLADLLDVIGCGGIEYHEDFALIRSVAVVSHAHGKGFGSAIVERLIATCRARSVRSIGLLTTTAEDYFTGFGFVPVARGDVPGPLLASSQFRGVCPQTATAMLLAC
- a CDS encoding DUF1488 domain-containing protein is translated as MPTESVHRARLTDAPPEFDGAVMQMRFVVEFDGKPQICAITVEALEDHFGARSALEADLREAFERGRARIEAACAEVLADGKGGTELHSGYFRVQDKAAGNTARAGMARSRKS
- the treY gene encoding malto-oligosyltrehalose synthase translates to MTPRATLRLQLHAGFTFDDAAAHADYFARLGVSHLYLSPITTAEPGSLHGYDTVDHRAISTELGGEAGFRRLVDALRARGLGVIVDIVPNHMGVGGVSNGWWNDVLEWGRASPYARYFDIDWHPPDAALDGKVLLPCLGVPYGDALASGDITLGADPSAGRFFIACPGRRLPVAIATYAEILRIANRADLNALAERFATASARGGPRVAAAHAALRDYAAAQGPHAFDAILRGADPRRARSRACLHRLLERQHYRLAWWRTAADELNWRRFFDIATLAAVRVEDDAVFDAVHALPLGLHAAGYIDGLRVDHVDGLADPRAYCRRLHARLAAQRDERPYVVVEKILAPGETLRDDWRVDGTTGYDFMNDVAALLHDPAGAAPLAAHWAAVSGSARSFAQEAVAGKRRVLKRQLAGEHARVARALHRIARAAPATRDVSQIAIHRVLGELAVHLPVYRMYPTPGDEPTGADGRVLALAYDAACAAVDPSDRYALDRVAGWLGLPGMRVPRADAALLHAARVAFAQLTAPLAAKGVEDTANYRYGRLLSRNEVGADAGDFSLSRGAFHARNRRRARTVPHTLVATATHDHKRGEDARMRLAVLSEMPDAWRAVSLDWSALNQPHRGGAHRDLAWAPGPAAEAMLYQTLVGCWPPGLAPDDATALAALAERVVRWQTKALREGKQQTDWLAPDADYERACEQFVRAILTPRGAGDFVHRLHAFVARIAPAGVVNSLAQAALRMASPGVPDLYQGTESWDHSLVDPDNRRDVPFAALAAERVDEPVAAYLRHWPDARVKRALVERMLALRARWPATFADGAYVPLRVRGRLGRHAVAFARRDESATIVVIVTRLACGWLGEAPELPRVEPREWGDTVVVLPRGAGERWIDWLNDGSEVETPDGTMRLARCLAALPVAVLVAVDSKRREL
- the arsH gene encoding arsenical resistance protein ArsH translates to MTDRLTDLPQLDPALFQVPDASRLRPASPSTHPPRFLLLYGSLRERSFSRLLVEEAERLLTAMGAEVRVFNPSGLPLPDDAPESHPKVVELRELVMWSEGMVWCSPERHGAMTGIMKSQIDWIPLSVGAVRPTQGKTLAVMQVSGGSQSFNAVNQMRVLGRWMRMLTIPNQSSVAKAFMEFDEAGRMKPSAYYDRVVDVLEELVKFTLLTRDIGPYLVDRYSERKESAEELSKRVNQRGI
- a CDS encoding phosphatidylserine decarboxylase family protein → MPTDRSTPATRHRLGGWMASEEAHMAAYREKIAGEARAHAGERLRTPAVQELARLFDDNAVLRMSLTRAIDEALESGRKLGYASIGELMTVIDHLMTYTPPFSESSLIVCPLNAFLDWPMCMPSGHAVFRDAAVNAHLKQVLNVWCDFLGGPHSCTHLDTSAPDGWFCDEARERLGLSQFQYQEDQPHWGFASWNDFFTRRFRADARPVTAPGDPHVIVSACEAQPYHAESNLKIRDKFWIKGQPYSLRDIFTPARLPLAERFVGGDLYQAYLSAYNYHRWHAPVRGTVTHAYRVDGTYYSVAEAEGPDPAGLNDSQGYMTAVAARAVIAIDCDDPGIGTVVGVFVGMGDVSSCVIEVMPGQRIDKGEEIGYFQYGGSTYCLLFEPGVIDHFVHAPPFDDDTPVVQVNAPVAIAR
- a CDS encoding arsenate reductase ArsC — translated: MTTNVLILCTHNSARSVLAEGMLNHWAAKLGRDVRAYSAGSAPSGRLNPFALDALTRAGVDVSGYRSKSWDEFVGDGAPEMRIVITVCDSAAAEACPYWPGSPVKVHWGYADPSNATGGDAGKQLAFELTREALGYRMLQLLALPLERMSNAELQAALTAIAQN